Genomic DNA from Gossypium hirsutum isolate 1008001.06 chromosome A01, Gossypium_hirsutum_v2.1, whole genome shotgun sequence:
tgagacattgatatatgaatatggaaaatgtttgataaatgtgtttattcataattatggaattatatacctcatgtgtactatttgcataaagatgatatttcaaatactttgattatttaagcttaaatatgaaatagtatgaaatcaagataagttgttatgaaaatatatttatattacagAGGTATGactgatatatgttgtatgattgcataacgtgaaattgtgtatatatatgagaaatttaatgagaattgagcccatacacgtttcttgttatttatatgaagtgtacaattgacaagggtgatgaagttataaatagagagttacacgggttgaaaacacgggcgtgtgactctccaaagtgtgaaaattttttaagtgttgcaaaagtttcatatgtttacggtttggtcccgaaccaccctgaatgtatgttttgggccccgtaggcccatataagggacgttaaacatatgtatgaaagtttttaatttagaagaaattttatgaccgatttttacatgattgatcatattaagttcggtaatgcctcgtaccctattctaggccaggaatacgggtagggggtgttacaaatcagatatcagaatcctacccccatcctctccACACCATATCTCTAACCATCTCTACACACCGTGTGGtgtttaaaacacccacctaaCCCTACACATCACGCTGTACCAATGCGACATATATCAGATATAATGCAATCGTGTTGCTAGATATTAGGCATAATctgcctttcagaacacttcctccaatatacatCATCTCACATTAATCACAGTAACAGAACATGCATATAGGATTAACAGAtaaatcatgcttaacatgctttcATAAACAGATAACAGATAAACAGACATATGCATACTCATAACCGTATTTAAGTCTAATAGATCATTTGGTTATAGGGTTAGATAGCatttaccgaccctacggtaggcccacagcCGATTAGGACGACCCGTGTGACCCTACGAAAAATTTCAGTacaatgggcccacatgcccagatTGGCTTTGCCCATGTGGATCGCACGGCTTGGCCTAgttatcacacgcccgtgtggacccaTAAGCCCAATCTGGCCTAACCCATGTAGCTTACACGTCCACACTCTGGccatcacacagccgtgtcttgtACACGACCTGACCTTCGTcgatcacacagccgtgtgacgtCGACAGATTGCATTTTTTGGCTTTCGTTGAATCCtgtttttctatgttttgggTGCATACCTAGTATTGTGTTGATGTGAGAACACTCCCGAATCACACATCTAAAATTGACCAAAAAACCATTGAATTAGTCACTTCAATCGACGTTAAACCGAACTACCCCAAAAATGATAACCTTTTAATCTATCAAAACATTTACCTTAAAATTAGTAACAGAGATTCCGCAACCTTAACGCATCAATTGAAGACCTTCAACCCCTTAATTTTCTCCTAACACCAAACAAAACTCGTAAATTAACGATTTAACAATCCTAAACAGAAACGCACCCACCAAACTAATCAGAAAGGAAGGAAGCGCACCGAAACAACCGAATATGAAAAACTGACAGCGAATAGAAAGCAAAGAAAACGATGAcaagaagaataaaaagaaagaaaagaaaaatggcatAGAGCAGAAAGAAGATGAACAACAtcagatttttgggaaaattctggaaaagagaaattttgaaaaagaataaaatCTAATTATCCCCAAATCCCCTAATTTTACTCCTACTAACCCACTACTCAACCTCCTCAGAACTACTGTTTGACCGAAACTATCTCGatcaaacaagtaaaaataaactCTTACGCTCacacagggattcgaacacaaaacCTCTACACAACACACAgactcccttaccactcgaatcagcaagctcattctgatgtggttttacaaataatttaatataagcccactgagCAAGTATAAGGCTTAAGtcagaaaaaatattaaaatttatcaaaggtaaggcttgaacttgggacctcccacacaTACTCAGATCACTTAACCACAGAAGcaaatacacagttgtgtcaaatTATCCAGAAACAGAAATAGAAatattggggcgttacatattaTGGAATACAATTCAATCCATCACAAACGCTACTTATTATGGCCTTTGTATATGCAAATTGGGTACTAATCTGGATTATAGATGGTCCACAATGAGTGTTTAAAGAAACGTGTTATTGGTCGATTTACTGTCAAAGTTGAATATTAAAGTGTGCCTGTAACACCCCCTTAACCCCGTCccgtcgccggaacaggattacagagcattaccagtcTTTACAATACTTTTATGCATTAAACGGGGATAATTAtgatacataaattaaaattatgtcaTTTTGTATCTTAAATGAGCCTACATTGATTACTATAAACATTTGAATCCAACCGGGGTTCGATCGGaagcttataaaaattttcatgaaaacttaaaaattccCTTTTGTGAACagtgtcacatggtcgtgtgacctaggggacacgcccgtgtacccttcTTACACGTCTGTGTGGGAACACCGTGTTGTTTCTTCTAGAATCTATTAATTTcgcacggccaaagcacacgcccACGTGCTTAGCCCGTGTAGAATTTCCAGTATACTAACTGGAGAACATTTtaggtgcagggaacacacggcctAACGACATGCCCGTGAGcgagccgtgtgtctcacacgatctgatcacacgcccgtgtgacctgaCCGTGTGGACCTATGATGAGCTTCGTTTTGCAAGTTACTAACCTTGCAAAAACTTAAGCTTTAAGATAACATTTTTACTGACTTTCAACATGattaaaactcaattaaacatatttaatgcTAACCCAACTTAACAATAAGACATTCATCCAATGTACTCTCAGTGGTACCACAATCTAGattgacttaaaatttttgtgtACAATCTTAAACAACTTACTTATATTAACTTTCAAGCATGCATATTTCATTTTATGACCTAACATCTTTAAACCATTCTTGAACATTTTTACTCTATTAACTTAAtagcctaggtacatgccattatcaacaattaacataTTTTACCTTGTTGAGTTCAGGATCGACTTAGGATGCTgattcgaaaatttttatttagtttaacctacgcacggaaacaaccgtacgctgagtataaactcagtggtatttctataaactaaatactcaatagtatatataaaaaaaatataacatttgCTTAAAATCATGCAACTTTTACagtaatttcataaatcaataaaaaataatatttgtcaTTCATATATGTATTCGAGCTTTAGCTTTTAGCTTCACAGTCTTTATAATTCAATCACTTAACTTCACttcataacttataaattttaccatttcattCGGTCTACATTCGTTATCCATTAATACATAATAGTCAACAGTCAATATTTATCAACCAATTTATCGGTTTCATACAGAACATTCAGTcattcatcaacaattaattaTACTGTTATAATCATTTCTTCAGTAGCATTCAGTTACTCTATAACAGTCAATTATACAATAACAGtcatttattcagtaacagtcactTATTCTGCAGCAAACAGTCTTTAATACTTTTagttacccctattaacatgactcagacctggacggatacacggatccaaatccaacccacacaccaggGATAtaatacagtgtttcatcggccgaagccggaatacaccgcaacggtaacagtaacagtaacagtcacaGTAACGGTACAcaaagtacctcatcggaacgaATCCGGAACAGTCACAGTCTGGCGGCACAtaaagtgtctcatcgacacagaGTCGGAATATCCCTAACTCCActgatcctatggcatgccaactatatacAACTAGACCGACATTGTTAATAGGGATGTCAGTCAACTTCCAATTTTCAATTTCccttcttaatttaattttacttcatTTCAATACTTTTCCATATCAAATCACatgtaattcaatttcaatacaatatacctattaattcatttttttccaATAATCATACATTCAAACTTTTCATTTCTCAACAATTTAAATACTATCATAACAAATAAATATTAagtttggtttatagaaatacaaaccgtaattcttgAGTCCACTCGATATCCTCGtccattttctttttccctttcctcGATGACACTTTCGGCGCTATATTAGCTACGGAAAAATTAACACaacatttaaaatcattaatatcATATTCTCTAATTTTCTatgtaactttttcataaattccattttagtcctatcaccataacctttctttttcttcaaaattaaccTAGTTTTCATCTTTATACTTACTTTAAAGTAATTTTCAGCTTTTCATATTCAACATAAAACTTCAATTTTGAATTCcctttaatttaatccttactatGTCAAAACTTAATTCTCtctttacgatttaatccttatatcatttctaacttgaatttctatcaatttagcctttaattcatcattttatttaacataaattatatctAAAATTCAACTATCTTTCAAAATATTAgcttaaatcaagtagtatttacCTATAGGATTCCATgaactcaaaaattacaagaaaatggattaaattgacttaccaaagtGACTTTGAACCTTCAgaccccaaatttttttttctttctttctttctcccctgtttcgttTCATCCTTTCCTtccttttctattctttttcttttatttcctttactttatataatataataattactttaataaatatcttttaaataacaATTCTTTATTAAACATTTGTATACATACACATTGTTACACTTGTACCAATCATCACtctacatttttcataattaatttatttacttatataattatctcataatataattatttaattaataaatatctagtaatacttaaatacatatataaaaaatatatatgtatttttattaatacatgTGTATCCAtttattaccatacatttgtctttcttttatttatttatcacctaatatccatttaataataataaatgcattaattacttaattaaatattaagcaaatacatacatgtattacaaatgtatgtattatatAAATTACACATGTCCTTTATTTTATCACACACTTGGCATTCACTTTAGcttatttggttatttagtcccttcactttttTTTAGTCTATATTTGaacttttattctttattcaatttaatccttctacttAATTATtcctaattaagctaaattcactttattagactttaattaatcacttacttaactttgtaaatatttttaataaatatttacgaatccatttttcataAACGGAGACCCGAAATTATACCTTTCCAGTATTGGTAAAATTCTGGTCATTACAGTGCCTATGCAAGGACTAATATTATATGTGTTGAATCATTATTAAATGAGTCGAAAATTGTATTTGATGACAAGCTAATCTTGTAGTGCGATAATTCAAACATTGTGGTTGTTTGGGTTAATCCAATCATTTATTTTAAGTTCAAACATGTTGAGTTAGACTTGCTCTTTGTTTGGAAAAAAGTAGTGGCAAGAAAATTTATTGTTGTAGAAATATTTGCTCATGAACAAGTAACGATATCTTAATGAAACCAtcatcatgcaatatcaaaagCAAGTTGAAAGTGCTCGATATGCCATAACATCTTGTTAATACTTAGTATCCATTGTTATAATTTCTTTTGTGTCAATTTTGTTGCTTCTTTTGCTTTCTATCCAtcttattatttcattttgtagaTGGCCTTGATTTGTGCAACTAAAAGTCCACAAGAGACAACATAACATAGAATTCATAGAGTTTGGTTAGTTACTGAATGTTAATGATGTAATTGATAATCCTTAAGTcttcaatttaaattaaaaaattgaaaatttacgTGTGTTGTTCATGTATTGGTTGCTAGCAAGTGAGCAGGTTTCTCAAACAATGTTAAAGGCTTTAGAGGTGGATAGATGCAATAAGGAATAATATAGATACCAAATTAGACATTttttgtataaatattatattgcacaatgaaatttcaagggtcaaatatgttattacaaaaaaaatttgatgatttttctCTTTCACTTACTCAAAGTTTTAAGAAAATCCATTTGTAATCAATCAACCAACTCTGCTTTTACCAACTTTAATGATTTGTGTATTTCAACCACCCAAATTATGgatgatttatgaaaatttaatcatgaGTCTTTTTAATTCTCTTAAATCatgaaaatgacttaaaaatatCTTATTGGTAATTGTAGAAGAATATAATAAAAAactgtttaaaataatataattttaatttaaaaattaaataatatatttttaatattgtgaAAGTTAGCTTGttattaatctttatattttacaaaagttgtggatttagtttttttacttttcgaattggtcaattttagtttttgtactttttagattttaaaattttagtcctaacccaGACAGTTACAGTTAAATTTACttggttaaattcaatttctAGTCCTATACAATGTGTACAATTGTAGATTTAGCCTATATTTTCTAATTGGGTCATTCTAAGtctttatactttttgaattttgaaactcCAGTCTTGATGCAAATGACCATCAATAATCCATTAACTggatttttagtgaataatatatggaaataacaagttgacatggcattacacatatgataatataatCGTtgcattagattttagaaatagcataacttaattaaatgaatttaaaaattatcgttttgtgaaaattaaaatttaaaaatttaaaaagtatatggacaaaaaataatcaaataaaaatacaagAACAAAATCCACAACTTTCGCAAAGCATAGAGACTAACGCAGAATTTAACCTATTGTTaaacacatatatttatatttcaataatatgcaatgaattattaatataagtaatgccatttattttattaaagatacataaaatataatttgtaaaTACTTAGTAATAAATTTTCTCTAATATAAAGAtctgaaaatattatttaataattattacaatattttaggagttttaaattatttatatgattaatgtaatattatattaatttaatacatgAAATTGTGTTTTGGGTATTTAAGATTAGTATAGTActttacaattcattttaaacttttacgaaatatttatttaaaaataaatagtttCATGATAAAAAGCTTTAAGCAATTAAAACTTATGTCAATATTTCTATTTAGAAAATGTAaaagaataaattattatataaatctcaaaattatacgtgaactttgatttaatgtgaaattgtatatataaGCTTTAGTTTGATGcaattatacatatgaaactttgattgtcttccaaatgtatatataaaactttaattttgattcaatcatacatatttatagaaataaatagatcaatcaatttttatattggataaatataattatttctgtGCGCAAGATATAAACATAATATGATGTTacatcaataattgtgttaataatttgtgagaattggattaaaccaaaattttgtgtacaaaattgtacaaaatcaaagttcatgtataattttgatatttataatgttataacctaaaaaagttatttttagtagtgaataaatttatattatttattttatattaatataatatttaagtattaattttatgagaaaatatttagtacagtgaaatttttagatttcataataataaaaattagaatattaaatattaaaaaaacataagtaattttttaaaactgcTTGTAAAATATATTGTCAatgtatattaatattttttgtatgctcgagatgaaaattttcaaatcatattttttattttttaaaattttaaaaagattttttgtTTTACAcaaattatgtattaaataattattttaaaaaatagggtTTAAGGACATATGTCAATGATACCAAATAATTACCTtaatatgaaaatgatattattatattaataaatataaatatttcaatgttTACGTCATATTACAGTTTGAAAAATCTGTATTAAAAAAAAAGGCAAGAtccaataaataaattatggagATGTGAAATATGCTTGGTCCATCATGACAGCGGTGACAACCGCATTTGTCTGGCTGCTTTCTTTAAAAAgatatctaaatattttttagaaaaatataactCAGAATCATTTGGTACACTCCTCACTCAAATGCAAAGTTGTATTTAGAAAAAGggataattattaaaaatataactaaatgcaaagtttattttaaaatcaatgacCAAGTTgcaaagaatatatatatatggctatTTTAAAAATCTACAACATggttaaacaaaacaaaatcaatGACATTCATGGAAGTAACATAGAAAGTATGATATTTGGTCAACCGTCAAACATTGCTTCCCAACAACAAATTAAATAGCTGAGGTTCATAATCATTATCAACTAATTACTTAAAACAGATAAGActttacaatttataaatatttaaattccaaattaaagagaaagagaggaaacCAGAAGTTTCTTTTTGCAGGGATTGGTAAGAATGGCGAAAGAGTTGGATGTTGAAGCTGCAAAAATGTCAGAAGATAACATGAAACCAACAGCTATCTTCAAGAGTACAAATGAATCTGTTGTTTTAAAGGTATGAACAGTTattctctttaaaaaaaaaaagattgtaaattttgagttttgaatgaTTGTATTTTCATGGTTTGTTTTTTTACAGTTTGTTGATGTTGTTTATTCAATCAAGTTTGGGAAATCGGGtaattattttcaaaagaaatcaGGTTCAGGAGAGAAAGTGATCTTAAATGGGATTAGTGGGGTGGTTGAACCAGGGGAAATGTTATCCATGCTTGGTCCATCTGGCAGTGGCAAAACAACACTATTGACTGCATTGGGGGGTCGCCTAGGTGGTTGCCTCAGTGGAACCGTAACTTACAATGGCAAGCCTTTCTCCAATTCAGTGAAACGAAACACAGGGTTTGTGACTCAAGATGATGTTCTATACCCTCACTTGACCGTCACCGAAACGCTCGTTTTCACCGCTCTGCTTCGATTGCCGAATAGTTTTAGTAAACAAGAGAAGATCCTGCATGCTGAAGCTGTCATCAATGAACTTGGACTAGTTGACTGTAAGAATAGCATCATTGGGGACCCATTTACCAGAGGAGTTTCGGGTGGGGAGCGAAAAAGGGTTAGTATAGGTCAAGAAATGCTTATAAACCCAAGCTTGTTGTTCTTAGACGAGCCTACATCGGGTCTGGATTCAACTACGGCGCAAAGGCTGGTGTCGACGTTGTCGGAGTTTGCTAAAGGTGGAAGAACAATTGTGCTGACAATACACCAGCCATCAAGTAGACTGTTTTACATGTTTGATAAGGTTTTACTGCTATCAGAAGGTAACCCTTTGTATTTTGGACAAGGATCGGCTACTATGGATTATTTTTCGAGTATCGGATATGCCCCATCAGTTGCCATGAACCCTTCAGATTTCCTATTGGACCTTTCAAATGGTATATGCTTTAATCTTATAGTGACAATTTAGCATACATCTACTTCAGCTGATTTGAATCCTGTAATGTTTATATAGGTATTACATCATCAAATGAGTCACCAAAGGAACAAACCCTGGTGAAGACAACACTAGTTTCAGTATATAAGAGCAACATTGGTGAGAAACTAAGGGAAGAGCTCAAGGATAACAGCAAGCACCATCATGATCAAATGGAAAGCAAGACATTTGAAAGGTGGCCTACAACATGGTGGCAACAGTTCACTGTATTGCTTCAAAGGGGACTTAAGGAAAGGAAACATGAATCATTCTCTGTATTCAACACTGTTGAGGTCCTTGTTGTAGCTGTTCTTTTAGGACTATTATGGTGGCAATCTGATGTAGCTCACTTGCAGGACCAGGTATGAATAAACATTGGATAGCATTGATATATGGTATGAACTTAAGAAAAATAGGCtgatatattttgttaattttgaaaacatgcAGATTGGATTCCTCTTCTTTATTTTAGGATTCTGGGGTTTGTTCCCTCTATACCAAGCAATTTTCACCTTCCCTCAAGAACGTTTAATGCTCGAAAAAGAACGGTCTGCGGGCTTGTATAGGCTATCTTCATATTTCATGTCAAGAATCATATCTGATCTCCCCATGGAGCTTACACTTCCCATTGTTTTCATCACAATATCATATTGGATGGCAGGGCTTAAACCCACAGCAGGGAGTTTCCTATACACCCTATTTGCACTTATTTTATGTGTCTTAGGCTCTCAAGGCATAGGGTTAGCCATTGGTGCCTTAGTGATGAACACGAAATCGGCAGCCACTCTCGGTTCGATCATCATGCTCACGTTCTTACTCACCAGCGGCTACTATATTCAACAATTTCCGGGTTTCATGTCATGGATCAAATACATAGCACTTACCCATTACGCATACAAACTCTTGTTGGGGGCTCAATACCAGCCACATGATACTTACCCTTGTAATGAACCTGGGAAGGTTTGCTTAGTAGGAGATTTCCAACCTATAAAAACTGTGGGGCTAGATGGTCAACTCATCTCAGCTGTTGCCCTGATTCTAATGGTTTTGATCTACAGACTCGTTGCTTATTTGGCCCTCATGAGAATTGGCGTGACCCAAAAATTGGCCAAGTAGCTAAATCTTAATCCATTATTTGCATAAAACCAAAGAGTGGTATCATATTAAATTAGAGATGCCATTGTCTTccattcttttcttctttttttcattttagtggcttgtttattatatgtatttgATTAGAGATAGAGAGAATAGTGTACCATATCACTCATTTAACAAAAGAAATCAATTatgaaattatttgtattttatatattctttttcaaTTAAGGCAATGATCCTTTTCCACTTGGTGAAGTTCAAATGCATAAGTATTTAGGGCTATAATAAAAAAACAGCAATCCCTTGATGCATTAGTAGTGACATGACTtgttctataataaaaaaaataacatgtcTAAAACTCCTTACAACATTGAAATCTATgactaaaaaaaaaatagaagaaaaaccATTAGAACAACATAAAGCTCcaaaattaaatatcatattttcatatctACATTGAAGGTAGCCAGAATTCGGAATTCATACCCATCACTCTTTCAAATTATTTCTTGCAAATTTGGTTAAACATAGTTTCCCCAAATTCGCAAACATAATTCTTCTCTAGAAATATTTTTGATTGGGTAGGGGACAACTTAAGGTATAATGAAGGGATAACATGGGTTAAAATATTTTGGCCAACCCTTTTTGGTTTAGTTGCATGGCGTATATGGAAAAATAGGAACATATTTGTCTTTCAAGATATAACATGGAGCGCAGTTGAAACCATCAAGATCTCTGTTTGCTGGACAAGACAATATACAAAGTCACATGCAAGAGATCCATCTCC
This window encodes:
- the LOC107916837 gene encoding ABC transporter G family member 9; this encodes MAKELDVEAAKMSEDNMKPTAIFKSTNESVVLKFVDVVYSIKFGKSGNYFQKKSGSGEKVILNGISGVVEPGEMLSMLGPSGSGKTTLLTALGGRLGGCLSGTVTYNGKPFSNSVKRNTGFVTQDDVLYPHLTVTETLVFTALLRLPNSFSKQEKILHAEAVINELGLVDCKNSIIGDPFTRGVSGGERKRVSIGQEMLINPSLLFLDEPTSGLDSTTAQRLVSTLSEFAKGGRTIVLTIHQPSSRLFYMFDKVLLLSEGNPLYFGQGSATMDYFSSIGYAPSVAMNPSDFLLDLSNGITSSNESPKEQTLVKTTLVSVYKSNIGEKLREELKDNSKHHHDQMESKTFERWPTTWWQQFTVLLQRGLKERKHESFSVFNTVEVLVVAVLLGLLWWQSDVAHLQDQIGFLFFILGFWGLFPLYQAIFTFPQERLMLEKERSAGLYRLSSYFMSRIISDLPMELTLPIVFITISYWMAGLKPTAGSFLYTLFALILCVLGSQGIGLAIGALVMNTKSAATLGSIIMLTFLLTSGYYIQQFPGFMSWIKYIALTHYAYKLLLGAQYQPHDTYPCNEPGKVCLVGDFQPIKTVGLDGQLISAVALILMVLIYRLVAYLALMRIGVTQKLAK